Proteins found in one Miscanthus floridulus cultivar M001 chromosome 4, ASM1932011v1, whole genome shotgun sequence genomic segment:
- the LOC136551138 gene encoding vesicle-associated membrane protein 724-like, giving the protein MVSPAPGGKDSGEGGGKAEWLIYAFVARGTAVLAEYTEFTGNFPAIAAQCLQRLPAGSSSASTGPDGRGGPPVRFSYACDGHTFNFLLHRGYAYCVVAKESVPKNVSVAFLERLEDDFMKRYGGGKADTALAKSLNKEYGPVIKQHIQYVLDHSEELDKTLKVQAQVSEVKNIMLDNIEKTLGRGEKLSELQDKTSDLHSQAQEFKKQGVKIRRKTWLQNMKIKLVILGILLLLVIIVWVSVCQGFDCTKHET; this is encoded by the exons ATGGTGTCACCGGCGCCGGGAGGGAAGGATTCGGGGGAGGGCGGCGGCAAGGCGGAGTGGCTGATCTACGCCTTCGTGGCGCGCGGCACCGCGGTGCTGGCGGAGTACACGGAGTTCACCGGCAACTTCCCCGCCATCGCCGCGCAGTGCCTGCAGCGGCTACCCGCCGGGTCGTCCTCCGCCAGCACCGGACCTGACGGCCGCGGCGGCCCGCCGGTACGGTTCAGCTACGCCTGCGACGGGCACACATTCAACTTCCTCCTGCATCGCGGCTACG CCTATTGTGTAGTTGCGAAGGAATCCGTTCCAAAGAATGTCTCAGTGGCATTTCTTGAGAGGTTAGAAGATGACTTCATGAAGAGATACGGTGGTGGTAAAGCTGATACAGCTCTTGCAAAAAGTCTAAATAAAGAATATGG ACCAGTTATAAAGCAGCACATTCAGTATGTTCTTGATCATTCAGAGGAACTAGATAAAACGTTAAAAGTGCAAGCCCAAGTTTCAGAAGTTAAAAATATCATGTTAGACAACATAGAAAAG ACTTTGGGCCGTGGAGAAAAGTTGAGTGAACTCCAAGACAAGACTTCTGATCTACATAGTCAG GCCCAGGAGTTCAAGAAACAGGGGGTGAAGATTCGTAGGAAGACATGGCTGCAGAACATGAAAATTAAGTTGGTGATTCTTGGAATCCTTTTGCTCCTTGTAATCATAGTCTGGGTATCTGTTTGTCAAGGCTTTGACTGCACCAAGCATGAAACATAG
- the LOC136548227 gene encoding secreted RxLR effector protein 161-like, whose translation KAKPIKTPMPTNGHLDLDQGGKDVDQKVYHSMIGSLLYLCASRPDIMLSVCMYARFQANPKECHLMAVKRIFRYLVHTPNLGLWYPKGSTFELLGYSDSDYAGCKLTRKSTTGTCQIIGRSLVSWSSKKQNSVALSTAEAEYVAADACCAQSWKVVAVPRAIEKSVLRRLKIVPLFPSRLAPPRRLTRVVVLFLKKKEPPVLQMKCIDAYSLGKYKEPELEQMVRDIQSMGLSYLLEFRKNWNNELICLGHSD comes from the exons aaggccaagcccatcaagacacccatgccaaccaatggacatcttgatcttgatcaaggaggaaaggacgttgatcaaaaggtatatcactccatgattggatcactcctttacctttgtgcatctaggcccgatattatgcttagtgtgtgcatgtatgcaagatttcaagctaatccgaaagaatgtcatttgatggccgttaagagaatttttaggtatttagtgcacactcctaatcttggcttgtggtatcctaagggctccacttttgagttacttggctattccgattcggattatgctggttgcaaactaacccgaaagagtactaccgggaCTTGCCAAATTATTGGTCGGTCCTTGGTATCTTGGagctctaaaaagcaaaattccgttgctttgtccaccgctgaagccgagtatgtggcggccgacgcttgttgtgcccaa TCATGGAAGGTGGTAGCAGTCCCCCGCGCCATCGAGAAAAGTGTTCTAAGAAGACTCAAGATCGTGCCGCTGTTCCCAAGCCGCCTGGCCCCACCAAGGCGTCTTACtcgcgtggtggtgctg tttttgaagaagaaggagccaccggtccttcagatgaagtgcattgatgcatattctcttggcaagtacaaggaacccgagCTGGAGCAGATGGTTCGGGATATACAATCAATGGGGCTATCCTACCTACTAGAGTTTCGGAAGAATTGGAACAACGAGctgattt GTTTGGGTCACAGCGACTAG